AATCCGATCGAGGAATATTTTCATGCATATCGTTTCGAATCGAATCACCATCCATCGTGTACTGCTTGCATTACTGGCAACGGCGCTCGCCGCCTGCACGCAGCCACCACCGCCGGCGCAACAAGCAGCGCCGAAACTCGACGTGCCCGATACGGTGACCGCGATCCGCGATGCAGGTGCAAAATTCACGTCCGATCTCGAAGTGCATCCGCTGCGCGATCCAGCCATCGACGGTTTGATGCAGCAAGCGCGTTCGCAGGAAATCCAGCAACATTACGATCAGGCGATGGCTCTGGCCGAGCGTGCGCTGACCTTGTCGCATGGCTCGCCGGAAATTATCCAGTATCAGGCCGAGCTCGAAATCGGCCACAAACATTACGAAGCGGCCGCAAAACTAGCTCAACAATCCTACGATCACGGCCCGAAAAACGGCAGCCTGTGCGCGCGCAACATCCAGACCCTGATCGAAGCACGTAATGCCTTGCAAGACAGTGCTGGTGCGGCGCAGGCCAAGGCGCAGCTGCCGAGTTGCCGAGTCGATCGACCGGTGCGCATGTGATATCGGCTGGGCGTTTTTTGGGCGAGACAACCATCGCCAGCACTTGCGCTGATACGCGTTCGGAAATCCCGGCATGAGTTCATCGGATAGCGCCGAACTGCTCGGCCCGGACGGCCCGTTCGCGCGCGAAATTCCGGGCTTCGCGCCGCGTGATTCGCAGCAGCAGATGGCGACGGCGGTGGCCGAGGCGATCGCCGAACGCGACTGCCTGATCGCCGAAGCCGGCACCGGCACGGGCAAGACCTTTGCGTATCTCGTGCCGGCGCTGTTGTCGGGCAAAAGAGTGATCATTTCGACCGGCACGAAGACGCTGCAGGATCAACTCTTTCATCGCGATCTGCCGCTCGTACGCAAGGTGCTCGGCGCGCGGTTGAAGGCGAGTTTGCTGAAAGGTCGCGCCAATTATATTTGCCTGCATCGACTCGACCAGGCGGTCAAGGACGGACGGTTTCCGTCGCGCGAGCAGACCAGCCAATTGCACAGCATGCGCACGTGGGCCGCGCGCAGTGCGAGCGGCGATCGCGCCGAATTGATCGAAGTGCCGGAGGATTCGCAGCTGTGGCCGCGCGTCACCTCGACCGCCGATAACTGCCTCGGCGCGGATTGTCCGCAGTACGGCGAGTGTTTTGTGGTCAAGGCGCGACGCGCGGCGCAAGAGGCTGATCTCGTCGTCGTCAATCATCATTTGTTGTTCGCCGATCTTTCGATCAAGCAGGAAGGTTTCGGCGAAATCCTGCCGGGCGCGCATGCGTTCATTCTCGACGAAGCGCATCAGATTCCGGAGCTCGCCGGACAATTTTTTTCGACCAGCTTGAGCTCGCGCCAACTCAGCGAACTCGCCAACGACACCCTCGCGGAATGCGGTGCGGTGAGTGGTGCGCTCGCGCCGATGCTAGCGGTGATTGAAGCGATCACACCGGCGGTGCGACGAGTGCGCTTGGCGTTCGATCGTTTGCCGTTGCGCGGCAGTTTTGCGCAGATCGCGGCGACACCGGAATTGATGCACGAGCTCGATGCTCTGCATGAAGCTCTCTCGGGTTTGATGGATGCGCTCGTGCTGCACGAGGAGCGCAGTCGCGGCCTCGCAAGTTGCGCCGAACGCGCGCGCGATCTGCTCGCACGCTACGAAAAAGTCGAGGCGCACGACAACGCGGAATGGATCCATTGGTACGAACTCACGCCGCAAGGTTTCCAGTTGTACGCGACGCCGCTCGATCTGGCGCCACCGCTGCGCGCGTTGCGCGATTCGACGC
The sequence above is drawn from the Pseudolysobacter antarcticus genome and encodes:
- a CDS encoding tetratricopeptide repeat protein, which codes for MHIVSNRITIHRVLLALLATALAACTQPPPPAQQAAPKLDVPDTVTAIRDAGAKFTSDLEVHPLRDPAIDGLMQQARSQEIQQHYDQAMALAERALTLSHGSPEIIQYQAELEIGHKHYEAAAKLAQQSYDHGPKNGSLCARNIQTLIEARNALQDSAGAAQAKAQLPSCRVDRPVRM
- a CDS encoding ATP-dependent DNA helicase; this translates as MSSSDSAELLGPDGPFAREIPGFAPRDSQQQMATAVAEAIAERDCLIAEAGTGTGKTFAYLVPALLSGKRVIISTGTKTLQDQLFHRDLPLVRKVLGARLKASLLKGRANYICLHRLDQAVKDGRFPSREQTSQLHSMRTWAARSASGDRAELIEVPEDSQLWPRVTSTADNCLGADCPQYGECFVVKARRAAQEADLVVVNHHLLFADLSIKQEGFGEILPGAHAFILDEAHQIPELAGQFFSTSLSSRQLSELANDTLAECGAVSGALAPMLAVIEAITPAVRRVRLAFDRLPLRGSFAQIAATPELMHELDALHEALSGLMDALVLHEERSRGLASCAERARDLLARYEKVEAHDNAEWIHWYELTPQGFQLYATPLDLAPPLRALRDSTHAAWIFTSATLSVAGRFDHYTRQLGLDDPVAMSLPSPFDYTRQALAYLPRGLPDPNASDYTARVIAMARPVLEASRGRAFLLFTSHRALKLAAELLRDTLPYPLFVQGTLPRHQLLTEFRAAGNGVLLGAASFWEGVDVSGEALSCVIIDKLPFAAPDDPVLEARLNAMRESGGNPFFDWQVPTAVIALKQGAGRLIRDVSDRGVLVLCDPRLTTRAYGKIFLQSLPPLPQTRELADVQAFFGDVFER